GCGCTACCGGCAAGAACAAACAGATGCCATATTGCATGACTGTAGGGAATTCGGCGGGCAAGGTAAAATATAGTTCCTACCGTGTATAAAATTCCGCCGGCAATTACCCATACCAGGCCGGCTGTAGGTAAGGCGGCTACGAGCGGTTTTATGGCGATAACCATAAACCATCCCAAAATAAGGTAACAAATGGTGGAAAGAAGCTTAAACCGTCTGGCGAAAAAGAGCTGAAAAACTATGCCGATGCAAGCCAACGCCCAAACAGCGCCGAAGATAGTCCACCCTAAATTTCCATGAAGGACTATAAGGGTAAAGGGAGTGTACGTACCTGCAATCAATAAGTAAATTGCCGCATGATCAAACACTTTGAAGATATACTTTAATTTTTCGTTTACAGCACTATGATAAAGTGTCGAAGCGAGAAATAACAGAACCAAGGAGGCACCATATACACTAAAACTTAGCAGATGCCAAATGCTGCCACTCTGATAAGCCTTTACAGTAAGCGCAATAAGCCCGGCTATAGCTAAAATGGTTCCTGTCCCATGGGTAACTGCATTAAGTCTTTCTTCCATGTGAATTCCTCCTTACTTAGGATATTTTGCCGCTTAGATAAAGTTCCATGAAATACGATACTAGCTTAACCAATATTAGTTTTGCTATGTAATCATCCCTGCTATCCAGCCATTACGATTTTAAGCAATAGTTGCATAATTAAGTTTCGGTCAAATAATTCAAAGAATTAAAGAACTCGAA
This window of the Methylomusa anaerophila genome carries:
- the trhA gene encoding PAQR family membrane homeostasis protein TrhA — translated: MEERLNAVTHGTGTILAIAGLIALTVKAYQSGSIWHLLSFSVYGASLVLLFLASTLYHSAVNEKLKYIFKVFDHAAIYLLIAGTYTPFTLIVLHGNLGWTIFGAVWALACIGIVFQLFFARRFKLLSTICYLILGWFMVIAIKPLVAALPTAGLVWVIAGGILYTVGTIFYLARRIPYSHAIWHLFVLAGSASFFITVLCYVLPIRVI